One Gimesia chilikensis DNA segment encodes these proteins:
- a CDS encoding aldehyde dehydrogenase family protein: MSTTTASELYPEVKAFLEEGTLKGVVGGKEVESAGGETFVTSDPGSGKQLAEVFSFQPGDIDMAVDVADAAFRKTGWAEMPQNERSALLHRLADAVEKHKPMIAQLEALDAGKIEAQAQGDVQNFVDTMRYFADLAQHVQRRSVLAVPQHEAWTVRQPYGACGFIFPWNFPFLLIGWGIAPALAAGNTVVIKPAEDTPMSAIYLARLAKEAGIPDGVINVVPGYGAVAGAALSGNPKLKRMSFTGSPEVGRLVAESCGANLVPVKLELGGKGAAVVFSDVDVPDTAQKLVNAITFHTGQVCCDATRWLIDENIYDHFVSECVDRLKKVQVGYQLNEDSQMGPVVNAKQHQRVLSYLEKGQAEGAECVLEGGAAEVPGYEGYYVKPALMAGSLDNVAAREEIFGPVAYLAPFKTEEQAIQMTNSTDYGLANSVWTSDLSRASRVAEAMCAGNSWINAHNVFAHGVPYAGINKSGMGGGVLSVETLFDYWRSLSVVRPL; the protein is encoded by the coding sequence ATGTCAACCACAACAGCCAGTGAACTGTATCCCGAAGTCAAAGCCTTTCTGGAAGAGGGGACACTGAAGGGAGTCGTCGGGGGGAAAGAGGTCGAATCTGCGGGTGGCGAGACGTTCGTGACGTCGGATCCGGGATCGGGCAAACAGCTGGCAGAAGTCTTCAGCTTTCAGCCAGGCGACATCGACATGGCCGTGGATGTGGCTGATGCCGCTTTCCGCAAGACCGGCTGGGCCGAAATGCCTCAAAACGAACGCAGTGCTCTGCTGCATCGTCTGGCGGACGCCGTCGAAAAACACAAACCGATGATTGCCCAGCTTGAAGCGCTGGACGCCGGTAAGATTGAAGCCCAGGCCCAGGGGGACGTGCAGAACTTCGTCGATACGATGCGGTACTTCGCCGATCTGGCCCAGCACGTGCAGCGACGATCGGTTCTGGCCGTTCCTCAGCACGAAGCCTGGACCGTGCGTCAGCCTTACGGGGCCTGCGGATTTATCTTCCCGTGGAACTTCCCCTTCCTGCTGATCGGCTGGGGGATTGCTCCGGCACTGGCAGCGGGAAATACGGTGGTCATCAAACCGGCGGAAGATACGCCGATGTCCGCTATCTACCTGGCTCGCCTGGCGAAAGAAGCTGGTATTCCGGATGGCGTGATCAACGTTGTGCCCGGTTACGGAGCGGTTGCGGGAGCGGCGCTGTCGGGGAATCCCAAACTGAAGCGGATGTCGTTTACCGGATCGCCCGAAGTCGGTCGCCTGGTGGCGGAGTCCTGCGGTGCGAACCTGGTGCCCGTCAAACTGGAGCTGGGCGGCAAAGGGGCTGCGGTGGTCTTCAGTGACGTCGATGTTCCCGATACGGCTCAGAAGCTGGTGAATGCGATCACCTTCCACACCGGTCAGGTCTGCTGCGATGCGACCCGCTGGTTGATTGACGAAAACATTTACGATCACTTTGTGAGTGAATGTGTCGATCGTCTGAAGAAGGTGCAGGTCGGTTATCAGCTGAATGAAGACAGCCAGATGGGACCGGTGGTCAATGCGAAGCAGCATCAGCGGGTGCTGTCTTACCTGGAGAAGGGGCAGGCCGAAGGGGCCGAATGCGTGCTCGAAGGGGGCGCTGCTGAGGTGCCCGGTTACGAAGGTTACTATGTGAAGCCCGCGTTGATGGCCGGTTCGCTGGATAACGTGGCGGCCCGCGAAGAGATCTTCGGGCCTGTGGCTTACCTGGCTCCGTTTAAGACTGAAGAGCAGGCGATTCAGATGACCAACTCGACCGACTACGGTCTGGCGAACAGCGTCTGGACCTCGGATCTGTCTAGGGCGTCACGTGTGGCGGAAGCGATGTGTGCCGGCAACAGCTGGATTAACGCTCATAATGTCTTCGCACATGGCGTGCCTTATGCCGGGATCAACAAGAGCGGCATGGGGGGCGGCGTGCTCTCCGTGGAAACGCTGTTTGATTACTGGCGAAGCCTGTCGGTGGTTCGTCCACTGTAA
- a CDS encoding tetratricopeptide repeat protein produces MLNLSFRLLSGGLMLMCCLSACIPVPMPKPELYRPLTDFTPQDGVYDFESQQARFNVAIDDNPRDADARFARALLYMGVGRYASAEEDLTIAIEVAEKQPDYDTERLATIYVHRGLIRWSDEKVALAIDDYSRAIELAPKNWEGYFHRWLAYHFEGEEEKAEQDRQRGMKLEPDIFDKEYVLRYDGIVL; encoded by the coding sequence ATGCTGAATCTGTCTTTCCGCCTGCTGTCTGGTGGGCTAATGCTGATGTGTTGTCTTTCAGCGTGCATCCCCGTTCCGATGCCCAAGCCTGAGCTCTATCGGCCATTGACGGACTTTACACCCCAGGATGGCGTTTACGATTTTGAGTCGCAGCAGGCCCGATTTAATGTGGCGATTGATGATAACCCCCGCGATGCGGATGCCCGGTTTGCCCGCGCACTGCTCTATATGGGGGTCGGCCGGTACGCGTCTGCAGAAGAAGACCTGACGATTGCGATCGAGGTGGCGGAGAAACAGCCCGACTACGATACAGAGCGTCTGGCGACGATCTATGTGCATCGAGGTCTGATCCGCTGGAGTGATGAAAAGGTCGCACTGGCCATCGACGATTACTCGCGGGCGATCGAACTGGCGCCGAAGAACTGGGAAGGCTATTTCCATCGCTGGCTGGCGTACCACTTCGAGGGTGAGGAAGAGAAAGCTGAGCAGGATCGTCAGCGTGGTATGAAGCTGGAGCCGGATATATTTGATAAGGAATACGTGCTGCGGTATGACGGCATTGTGTTGTAG
- a CDS encoding DUF1559 domain-containing protein has product MRNRSFCRCFPLVQQRAAFTLIELLVVIAIIAILIALLLPAVQQAREAARRSTCKNNLKQLALALHNYHSTHNLFPPGSVNGAGDNPNGAHGSGAVAIGASWALLILPDMEQSAMFDDVMTIANERNEVQDWLGNGTYTSQGMYVGSKQVNFMLCPSHPKNTEQFANGTGLENLARGNYCANYGKAGYGRVHTNDGKVGGVFGNNSSLAMRDIIDGTSNTLALSELKFRLQSSTGPSSQDTRGTWPYGVMGANIFSTQTSPNSSAPDGIWGCRSYPEEGMPCVQIGSPYTEMYSAARSYHTGGVQGAMADGSVRFFSDNIDLLLWQALSTRGGREVIEDL; this is encoded by the coding sequence ATGCGAAACCGTAGCTTCTGCCGTTGTTTTCCCTTAGTGCAGCAGCGTGCTGCATTCACGCTCATTGAACTGCTGGTCGTCATTGCCATCATCGCCATCCTGATTGCCCTGCTCCTCCCCGCAGTCCAGCAGGCACGCGAAGCGGCCCGACGATCGACCTGTAAGAACAACCTCAAGCAACTCGCACTGGCGTTACATAATTATCACTCAACCCACAATCTGTTTCCTCCCGGCAGTGTGAACGGTGCCGGCGATAATCCCAATGGGGCCCACGGTTCCGGAGCAGTCGCCATCGGTGCCTCCTGGGCCCTGTTGATTCTGCCAGACATGGAACAGTCGGCGATGTTCGATGACGTGATGACAATTGCCAACGAACGCAACGAAGTTCAGGACTGGCTGGGGAACGGAACCTATACCTCCCAGGGCATGTATGTCGGCAGCAAACAGGTTAACTTCATGCTCTGCCCTTCGCACCCGAAAAACACCGAACAGTTTGCGAATGGAACAGGTCTGGAAAATCTGGCCCGGGGTAATTACTGCGCCAATTACGGTAAAGCGGGTTACGGACGTGTTCATACCAACGACGGTAAAGTCGGCGGTGTCTTCGGCAACAACTCCAGTCTCGCCATGCGGGATATCATTGACGGCACATCCAATACTCTAGCCCTCAGCGAACTGAAGTTTCGTCTGCAGAGTTCAACGGGACCGTCCAGTCAGGACACCCGCGGTACCTGGCCTTACGGCGTCATGGGAGCGAATATTTTCAGTACTCAGACCAGTCCTAACAGTTCTGCTCCCGATGGAATCTGGGGATGTCGCAGCTACCCCGAAGAGGGCATGCCCTGCGTCCAGATCGGTTCCCCTTATACCGAAATGTACTCCGCGGCCCGCAGCTACCATACCGGGGGCGTTCAGGGAGCGATGGCCGATGGTTCGGTACGATTCTTCTCCGACAACATCGACCTCCTGCTCTGGCAGGCCCTCAGCACACGCGGCGGGCGCGAAGTCATCGAAGACCTGTAA
- a CDS encoding PSD1 and planctomycete cytochrome C domain-containing protein, with protein MRSLLLRSALLVLAVGVTCLTLFAEADPKSKPTTTAETVAAEAGIDFNRDIRPILSNNCFFCHGPDEKHREADLRLDTKAGAFASAIVPGKLQESALIERIISTDDDIKMPPADSGKSLKPEEIELIKRWVQSGAAWQEHWAYVKPERAKLPKVKQADWPRNAIDYFVLSRLEKEGLKPSPEADRRTLVRRLYLDLLGLPPTAEEVDGFVNSKDPQAYEKLIDRLLETPEYAERMTLKWLDLARYADTNGYSIDGGRHMWLWRDWVIDAFHKNKPYNEFITEQIAGDLLPNATPWQQVATGFNRNHMITHEGGTIPEENLVNYTVDRVKTTSEVFLGLTMGCAQCHNHKYDPITMKDFYQFYAYFNRLDDRGLDGNSGINAGPKLAVKTQLSFAAEELKSLDQEQAQVEQALAHPDETQLAAWVAQTKQELAQRGKGLKLHELSVVKVSDPNTRSAFEVSDEGHVLALAASGRSPSISLKVGADVDKLDGLRIVFYPNEKLPEGGIGHGKKESFPGGFILTSFAASGTAIPSDQLDLYAMLNVAKITASRSHPDYPAADCLDPRDHNGWSPAPENQQQQHLTVTFDQPYDTKDSKYITVMLVWGGGQFGGREALMAGDYQVFGMTGTDDGTIIPEAIQQILATDATDRNAKQTAALKAYYSGIAPELENLRYQRENLKERRKMLTDSFETMVMNTAKKPRETFILNRGQYDQPTEKVSMGVPGFLPGAAQQESEDRLALAQWLTSRENPLVTRVAVNRFWEMLFGQGIVSTSADFGSQGDPPTHPRLLDWLAVEFYESGWDVKHIMKQILMSATYRQSSAGTPELWKEDPQNRLLARGARFRLQAEAIRDATLKVSGLLVERVGGASVNPYQPEGLWREVSHYGSSPATAQVFVQDHGEKLYRRSMYTYWKRTVPPPNMQTFDAPNREVCLVSRARTNTPLQSLVLLNDVQFVEASRKFAERIMLEGGASPEERITFAFREALGRPPAEWELETTLAAYQRELKNYQVAPEAARSLLSQGESTSDASLNPAEVAAWTTVGSMLFNTYEFMTRG; from the coding sequence ATGCGTTCCCTTTTGCTGCGAAGCGCGCTGCTCGTACTGGCGGTTGGCGTTACCTGTCTGACACTGTTTGCCGAGGCAGATCCGAAGTCGAAACCGACGACGACGGCTGAAACTGTTGCGGCCGAAGCGGGCATCGACTTCAATCGCGATATCCGTCCGATTCTGTCCAACAACTGTTTCTTCTGTCACGGTCCCGATGAAAAGCATCGCGAGGCCGATCTGCGACTGGATACCAAAGCGGGGGCGTTTGCCTCTGCAATTGTGCCGGGCAAGCTGCAAGAGAGTGCCCTGATCGAGCGGATTATCTCAACAGACGATGATATCAAGATGCCGCCTGCGGATTCGGGCAAGTCACTCAAACCGGAAGAGATCGAGTTGATCAAACGCTGGGTGCAGTCGGGAGCTGCCTGGCAGGAGCACTGGGCGTACGTCAAACCGGAACGGGCGAAGCTGCCGAAAGTCAAACAGGCCGACTGGCCGCGGAATGCGATCGATTACTTCGTCCTGTCGCGACTGGAAAAGGAAGGGCTCAAACCCTCCCCGGAAGCGGACCGCCGGACGCTGGTGCGTCGGCTCTACCTGGATCTGCTGGGGCTGCCACCCACGGCAGAGGAAGTCGACGGGTTTGTGAATTCCAAAGATCCTCAAGCTTACGAGAAACTGATTGATCGTCTGCTGGAGACGCCTGAGTATGCAGAGCGGATGACGCTGAAGTGGCTCGATCTGGCCCGCTATGCGGACACGAACGGTTACTCGATCGATGGGGGCCGGCATATGTGGCTCTGGCGGGACTGGGTGATCGATGCGTTTCACAAGAATAAACCGTACAACGAATTCATTACCGAACAGATCGCCGGTGACCTGTTACCCAATGCGACGCCCTGGCAGCAAGTGGCGACGGGCTTCAACCGCAATCACATGATTACGCACGAAGGGGGGACGATTCCCGAAGAGAACCTGGTCAACTATACCGTCGACCGGGTGAAGACGACGTCGGAAGTCTTCCTGGGACTCACGATGGGATGTGCCCAGTGTCATAATCATAAATACGACCCGATTACGATGAAGGACTTTTACCAGTTCTACGCCTATTTCAATCGCCTGGACGATCGCGGGCTGGACGGGAACAGTGGGATCAACGCCGGTCCCAAGCTGGCGGTGAAGACCCAACTGTCCTTCGCTGCGGAAGAACTGAAGTCGCTGGATCAGGAACAGGCACAGGTCGAACAGGCACTCGCGCATCCGGATGAAACACAGCTGGCTGCCTGGGTTGCCCAGACGAAACAGGAACTCGCACAGCGGGGAAAAGGCCTGAAGCTGCACGAGCTGAGTGTGGTCAAAGTGTCTGATCCCAATACGCGGAGTGCCTTCGAGGTCAGTGATGAAGGGCATGTGCTGGCGCTGGCAGCCAGTGGTCGGTCACCTTCGATTTCGCTGAAAGTCGGCGCGGACGTCGACAAACTGGACGGCTTGCGGATTGTGTTTTACCCGAACGAGAAACTGCCCGAAGGGGGCATCGGTCACGGTAAGAAAGAGTCGTTCCCGGGGGGCTTCATTCTGACCAGCTTCGCTGCATCGGGAACCGCGATTCCCTCCGATCAGCTCGACCTGTATGCGATGTTGAATGTCGCGAAGATCACCGCGAGCCGATCTCACCCCGATTACCCGGCGGCTGACTGTCTCGATCCGCGGGATCACAACGGCTGGTCACCCGCACCGGAAAACCAGCAGCAGCAACATCTGACAGTGACCTTCGATCAGCCTTACGATACGAAGGATTCGAAGTATATTACGGTGATGCTGGTCTGGGGCGGCGGTCAGTTTGGCGGACGCGAGGCGTTGATGGCCGGTGATTATCAGGTCTTCGGGATGACCGGGACCGATGACGGGACCATCATTCCCGAAGCGATTCAGCAGATCCTGGCGACAGATGCGACGGACCGCAATGCGAAACAGACGGCGGCTCTGAAAGCTTACTATAGTGGGATCGCTCCCGAACTCGAGAATCTGCGTTATCAGCGGGAGAATCTCAAGGAACGCCGCAAGATGCTGACCGATTCGTTTGAGACGATGGTCATGAACACGGCCAAAAAGCCACGGGAAACCTTTATTCTGAACCGGGGGCAGTACGATCAACCGACCGAAAAAGTGTCGATGGGTGTGCCTGGCTTCCTGCCGGGGGCGGCTCAACAGGAATCGGAGGACCGCCTGGCGCTGGCCCAGTGGCTGACCTCGCGTGAGAATCCGCTGGTGACCCGTGTGGCGGTGAACCGGTTCTGGGAGATGCTGTTTGGTCAGGGAATTGTTTCAACGTCTGCTGACTTTGGTTCGCAGGGGGATCCGCCGACACATCCGCGGCTGCTGGACTGGCTGGCAGTGGAGTTTTATGAATCGGGCTGGGATGTCAAACACATCATGAAGCAGATTCTGATGTCGGCGACCTATCGTCAGTCTTCTGCGGGAACGCCGGAGCTCTGGAAAGAGGATCCACAGAACCGACTGCTGGCCCGTGGTGCCCGGTTCCGGCTGCAGGCGGAAGCCATTCGGGATGCGACGCTCAAGGTCTCCGGACTGCTGGTCGAACGTGTGGGCGGGGCGAGTGTGAACCCGTATCAGCCGGAAGGGTTGTGGCGGGAAGTGAGCCATTACGGCAGTTCGCCGGCGACTGCGCAGGTCTTCGTACAGGATCACGGCGAAAAACTGTATCGCCGGAGCATGTATACCTACTGGAAGCGAACGGTACCACCGCCGAACATGCAGACCTTCGATGCCCCCAACCGCGAAGTCTGCCTGGTGAGTCGGGCTCGCACGAACACGCCGCTGCAGTCCCTGGTGCTGTTGAATGATGTGCAGTTTGTGGAAGCGTCTCGCAAGTTCGCGGAGCGCATCATGCTGGAAGGGGGGGCTTCACCTGAGGAACGAATCACGTTTGCATTCCGCGAAGCCCTGGGACGACCGCCGGCGGAGTGGGAGTTAGAGACCACGCTGGCTGCTTATCAGCGCGAGCTGAAAAACTACCAGGTGGCACCTGAAGCGGCGCGATCGCTGTTGTCGCAGGGGGAATCGACGAGCGATGCGAGTCTGAACCCGGCGGAAGTCGCGGCATGGACGACCGTGGGAAGTATGCTGTTCAACACTTATGAATTTATGACGCGAGGGTAA
- a CDS encoding DUF1501 domain-containing protein: protein MDPVFEYERNLTRRTLLGRSARGIGGAALASLLYPELFNQSASAEAIPAAVQQVAPRAKRIIYLFQSGGPSHVDLFDYKPVLRKLHGSDLPDSVKGTQRVTGMTARQKSFPVVAPFWEMKQCGEHQTWISEQLPHTQTIADDITIVKSVNTEAINHDPAITYINTGSQQIGHASMGAWLSYGLGSENENLPAYMVMLSQGTGKNPGQPLFDRLWGSGYLPPSHQGVKLRPGSSPVLYLSNPAGIDRKQRRKLLDDLATLNRGQAEEIGDPEIQARINSYEMAYRMQTSVPDLMDLSSETQKTFEMYGPESRKPGSFAANCLLARRMTERGVRFVQLFHRGWDQHVSLKSQLPNQCLDVDQPSAALIKDLKQRGLLDETLVIWGGEFGRTVYSQGAIGSPSAGRDHHGRCFSIWMAGGGIKRGFEYGKTDDFCYNVVENPVHIRDMNATILHCMGIDHRRLTFKYRGLDARLTGVEEAHVKHDLLS, encoded by the coding sequence ATGGACCCGGTATTTGAATACGAACGTAATCTGACACGACGGACACTGCTGGGACGCTCGGCCCGCGGCATTGGTGGAGCGGCATTAGCGAGCCTGCTCTATCCGGAACTGTTCAACCAGAGTGCCTCCGCAGAGGCGATTCCGGCTGCGGTCCAACAGGTCGCGCCCCGGGCGAAGCGGATTATCTACCTGTTTCAGTCGGGTGGTCCTTCGCATGTGGACCTGTTCGACTATAAGCCCGTACTGCGGAAGCTGCACGGTTCGGATCTGCCCGATTCCGTGAAGGGGACACAGCGCGTGACCGGCATGACGGCCCGGCAGAAGTCGTTTCCCGTCGTCGCCCCGTTCTGGGAGATGAAACAGTGTGGAGAGCATCAGACGTGGATCAGCGAACAGCTGCCGCACACGCAGACGATTGCCGATGATATTACGATTGTCAAATCGGTGAATACCGAGGCCATCAATCACGATCCGGCGATCACCTATATCAATACGGGATCACAGCAGATCGGCCATGCGAGCATGGGCGCCTGGTTGAGTTACGGACTGGGAAGTGAAAACGAAAACCTGCCCGCCTACATGGTGATGCTGTCACAGGGCACGGGGAAGAATCCGGGGCAGCCGCTGTTTGACCGGCTGTGGGGTTCGGGATATCTGCCACCCAGTCACCAGGGCGTGAAACTGCGGCCCGGATCGAGTCCGGTGCTGTACCTCTCCAATCCGGCGGGCATCGACCGTAAACAGCGGCGGAAGCTGCTGGACGACCTGGCGACATTGAATCGGGGGCAGGCGGAAGAGATCGGCGATCCGGAAATTCAGGCGCGGATCAATTCTTACGAAATGGCGTATCGGATGCAGACCTCGGTTCCCGATCTGATGGACCTCTCGAGTGAGACGCAGAAAACGTTTGAAATGTACGGACCCGAATCGCGGAAGCCGGGGAGCTTTGCAGCGAACTGTCTGCTGGCCCGCCGGATGACCGAGCGGGGGGTACGGTTTGTGCAACTGTTCCACCGCGGCTGGGATCAGCACGTGTCGCTGAAGAGCCAGTTGCCGAACCAGTGCCTGGACGTGGACCAGCCCTCCGCGGCGTTGATCAAGGATCTCAAACAGCGGGGCCTGCTGGATGAGACGCTGGTGATCTGGGGAGGCGAATTCGGGCGGACCGTTTACAGCCAGGGTGCCATCGGCAGCCCAAGTGCCGGTCGCGACCATCATGGACGCTGCTTCTCGATCTGGATGGCGGGCGGCGGGATTAAGCGTGGTTTCGAATACGGGAAGACCGATGACTTCTGCTACAACGTCGTCGAGAACCCGGTACACATTCGGGATATGAACGCGACAATCCTGCATTGCATGGGGATCGACCATCGCCGACTTACGTTTAAGTATCGCGGCCTGGATGCGCGGCTGACCGGTGTGGAAGAGGCGCATGTGAAACATGACCTGCTGAGTTGA